TGTTGTAAGCTCTTCAACAAAAGGCTCGATCTGTGTCATAGCATCAAAAGAAGATGGCAGTACCAGTTTCTTTTCATCACTTTTGGACATAGGGCAAGATTAAGAATGAACATTCCCAGAGAGTTACAATAAGTTAGGCATATAAGCCACGTCTTTTAAGGGTCATTGCTACTTTATTAATTCCAAATACGTAGGCCGCCTGACGCAGAGTAATATCATATTTCTCTTTGGTCTTAAACAACTGATCAAAAGCATCACGCATCATTCGGTTAAGACGGCGGTTAACGCGTTCTTCAGTCCAGAAATATCCCTGTCTATCCTGCACCCATTCAAAATATGAAACCGTAACACCACCGGCATTAGCCAGAATGTCGGGTACGACCATAATACCTTTGCTTTCGAGGATACCATCAGCATTGGCAGTGACAGGACCATTGGCGCCCTCTGCAATAATACGGGCATTAATATCACTGGCATTTTCGCGGTTTATTTGATCTTCTTTGGCAGCAGGAATAAGGACGTCGCATTCGATTTGTAGCAGTTCTTCGTTAGTGATCTCTTCGGCTTCAGGATATCCTTCCAGCGAACCGTCATTTTCTTCAGCGTATTCTAGTGCCTTGGGGATGTCGATTCCATTTTCGTTATAATATCCCCCGGCAATATCACTGATAGCTACTACTTTGGCTCCCTGTTCGTACATAAGTTCTGCGGTTACCGAGCCAACATTTCCAAATCCTTGTACAGCGACCGTGCAGTTATTAGGCAGAATTCCTTTTTTGTTGAGTGCAGCTAGCGTAACGGTAACAACACCTCGGCCCGTAGCTTTTTTACGTCCGTATGATCCACCTAAAATAATGGGTTTTCCGGTTACAACCGCCGTTTCGGTTTTGTGCGCATTCATGCTGTAAGTATCCATAATCCAGGCCATAATCTGCTCGTCGGTATTCATATCCGGAGCAGGGATATCACGGTCGGGTCCAAACACTTCAAGCATATTCGCAGTATAGCGGCGCGTCAGGCGTTCGAGTTCGCCATCTGAAAGTTCGTTGGGATCACATCGTACACCACCTTTGGCTCCGCCGAAGGGTACGTTTACAATGGCACATTTCCAGGTCATCCATGCGGCCAGGGCATTAACTTCTTCCAGATTAACATCGGGCGAATAGCGAATGCCACCTTTTGAAGGGCCAAGTATATTATTGTGAATTACGCGATATCCCTGAAACACTCTGATGTTTCCTGAATCCATCAAAATGGGAACAGAAACAGTTACTTGCTTGACTGGGCTCGAAAGGTATTGAAACATTCCTTCATCAAGATCCAATATTTCCGCGGCAAAACGGAACCGTTCCATCATAGATTCGAAAGGCGATTCCTCGTCAAGCTTCGGACCAGGTTCTTTATAATATCCGGCACCGCTATTGTTTTTTTTATTAGGCATAAAGAATAACTAAATATAGTCTTTTAGTTGTGTTTAAAGGGACGAATCGTGTAAATAATATTTATGTAATCCACTTTGTTAAATGACCCCAAATTTATAAAAAATTCGGTGATGATATTAGTTAGATTTATAACTATTAATTTTTGACGTGATGCCTATGATCATCTGTTTCAACTAAATTAGTTTTCGGCTTTATCCACTTTACAAAATTGTAATGTTCCACTGTGGGGGTTGCATTTATACAAAATTTAATGTTGATTCTACACATTAAAAGTTAATAGTATGTTCGCAAGGCTTTTTGCAACTGGCAACAGTCAAAGTAGATTGTTATGGATGCACGAGTTTTGGTTCTAAATAAGGATTATCAACCGCTGAGTATTTGCTCGGTACATCGGTCTATTAAACTGCTGTTTTTAGATAAGGCAGAAATGGTGCACGATTATCCCGAGCGCAAGGTTCGTACTGTCTCTAAAGAATATGATTATCCTTCCGTAATTCGTCTGCGTCGCTTCATTAATATTCCGTATAATAAAATTGTACTTACGCGGCATAACATTATGAAGCGTGATGCCAAGACCTGTCAATACTGTGGATCTTCACATAATCTGACTATTGATCATGTAGTACCGAAAAGTCGGGGTGGCAAAGACACCTGGGAAAATCTGGTGACGGCTTGTGATGAGTGTAATGTAAAGAAGGGAAATCGTACGCCGGAAGAGGCCACTATGCCGTTGAAGAAAAAGCCCTATCGACCTATTCATATTACTTTTTTGCAGTCAATATTGGGTAGTGTAGAAGAAGATTGGAAACCCTATCTTTATATGACGAATTGAGCAAGTTTGTCTTTTATTTTGTTGGTGTTATACTTTGTATTCTCTTCATGAGGTATGCTATATTCCTACAAGTTTGGAACTTTTGAGATATAAGGAGCTATTCATCCAGCTTGGAATAGGTGAATAGGACTAGTAGCTCTCTTCATAACAAATACATAAAAAATTCGTATTTTTAGGGATACTAAATGTTTTTTAGCTGATGGATATCAGCATTATCAAAGATAACCAGTCAATAAGAATAAAATACAATGAGTAGCAAAGGACGAGTATTAGTAGCCATGAGCGGAGGGGTAGACTCTTCGGTTGCGGCGGTGATGCTCAAAGAACAGGGATATGACGTCATCGGAATTACGATGAAAACGTGGGACTACTCCCGCGTGGGTGGCAAGTCGGATAAAGAGACTGGCTGCTGTACGCTCGAATCGATGAATGATGCCCGTGAAATTGCTGTCAATCATGGATTTAAGCACTTTATTGTGGATATCCGTGATGAGTTTGGCGACTGGGTTATCGATCGTTTCGTGGATGATTATATGAGCGGCCGTACGCCCAATCCCTGCGTGCTTTGCAATACACATATCAAATGGGCAGCCCTGTTGCGTCGGGCGGATAATCTTGGTTGTGATTATATTGCTACCGGCCACTATGCCAATGTGCGTGAAGAAAATGGGCGGCATATTATTTCGAAGGGTCTGGACCCCCAAAAAGATCAGTCCTATGCGCTGTGGGGGGTTGAGCAAAAGCATTTAGCGCGCACAATTTTTCCTTTGGGTGACTATGAAAAAACAGAAATTCGTGATTTGGCCGAAGAGTTTGGGCTCACCAAAGTGGCCGATAAGCCCGATTCCTATGAAATTTGTTTTGTCCCTGATGACAATTATCGTCGTTTTTTGAAAGATCGTGTAGATGGTCTTGAAGATCGTGTAAAAGGCGGTAAGTTTGTTGATCAGGATGGGAACATTGTAGGAGAGCACGAAGGGTATCCCTTTTATACCATCGGTCAGCGTCGAGGTCTGGATCTGGCTCTTGGCAAGCGCGTATATGTGACGGATATTAATCCCGATACAAACGTAATTACCATTGGTGAAAAAGAAGATTTGGTAAGCACTACGTGCCGCGCTAAAAATATTAATCTTAGCAAGTATGGTGAAGTGCCCGGCGGACAAATGGATATAATTGGAAAGATCCGCTATAACGATGATGGTGTTATGGGGCAGTTAACCCAACTTGGAGATGATGAAATTGAGGTTGAGTTTCCCACTGGTCGCGAAGCCATAACCCCCGGACAGGCGGTTGTTTGCTATGAAGGTGACGATGTTGTAGCCGGCGGGTGGATCCACAAGGTCAATGTAGATGCAGACGCGCTATTGCAGAAAGTATAATTTTATGACTAGTTCCTCGTTATTTAAGCCTGCTCGGTTTTCCGGGTAGGCTTTTTTTAGGTTGAAACATTCTCACCAATTATCCTGTACAACAAAGAGACAATTCAAAATTTGAAATCATTTTTACTATGAGAAAAGCAAAACATTATTTGTCCGCTATGCTTTTGGTTGCCTGTTTTACACAGCCGGCAGCTGCACAATTTGAGGGTCAAATTACTTACGAGAGTTATAACTATTCTGAACAGCAGACCGAAGAACAACAGGATGAATTTACACTTACCATAACGCCAGATCGTATGATGTTGAGTGGTAATAATTCCTACAATTTCATGGAATCTATTGATACCGAAGGGCTACTTGTACGTCTGGATAACGAAGATTTTGTGTTTATGACGGGCAAAAACCAAGCGCTCAAAATATCAAAATCCGATATTACATCTCTGATGAATATGTTTGATAACGGAGAGAGTCCTTCAGATGTAGCCGAGGAAGTTGATGAAATTAACTATAAAAAAACTGGAGAAACAACTGATATCTTGGGATACAAATGCGAAAAGTTCATCTTTCGCGATGAGGATAACGAGGATGAATATGCGATTGTGTGGATGACCAAGGAGATTAATGTGAACTGGGGTATGCTAGCTGACCCATGGAGTGGCAGTGCCGAGGACATTGTAAGCAATTTTCCTACTAACCTGGTGTTTAAAGAAAAGTATTTCCCCGTTCGCGTTGAAAGTTATGAGGATGGCCAGCTGGATTCAAAACTGGAAGCTAAAACTATCAGCGAAAAAGAAATTAGTTCTCGCATGGTTGAGGTTCCATCCGGTATTTCGGTGATGACCTTTCAGGAATATTTGTTCAACCAAATGGAGAATTAGGGCTTAACTATTGAGGCTATCCCATGTGTCTGCACTTGGGAATAGGATAAGCTCTTCATTTACTTGTTGCCTACATTACCCAATAAGTATACGTCGCCGGTAGGTTGAGACACACCCCCTTTGGGTTCCAGAGTGATGGCAAAAGCATTGGTTGACTGTTTGTCAGCTTCAGCCATTTGTTCAATTTTAAAGAAGGCATCATTCTGGTTACCAACCGAAAATACGCCGGCACTTACCGGTTTATTATTCTTGATAAGCCACAGTTGATAATCTTTATCACTGGCTTCCGTTGGCAGGTTTGATACTTGTAGCAGCGCCTGCTGTTTACTTGCATTCCAAATTACTTTGCCGTATCCATTTGGATTTACATCACGTCCAGCCATCATAACCAAGTCCACATCACGGGCTTCAAGGATGGAAAGCATCTCTTCTTTACGCTCCAGCTCGTTTTTTAGTTGCGTGATCTGTGTATTTTTTTCTGCTATGATGTTATTCTTATTAGATAACGAAGAATTTAGGTTAAAGGAATAGAAAATGAGGCTGAGGCTTACAATCAACAAGGCAAAAGAGGCAGCAACGCCCAAAGCTGACCAATTAAAGCGGTCTTTGTCATCCGATGGGGAACCTTCATCAATGTTTGTTACGGTGTTATCATTTTGATCCTGTTGCTGTTCACGAATGATTTCCATCAGTCGTTCTTTAAGATCGGCAGGTGGTTCTTCTTGTTCTACTGTAAAGGCCAACTGGTTGGCAGTTGTCCACATTGTTTGATACAGATCACGTTCTTCGGCCGATGCTTCGCCAAGCATTTCTTCAAACTCTTCTCGTTCTTCTCTGTCTAAAGCATGCAGCACGTAACCGGCACAGAGCTGCTCGAATTTTTCGGTATGTGATTGTTCATTAGCCATCAGTTGATATATGTTCTTCTAATATGCGTTTTAATTTTATCATTCCCTGTCGGGTTCTTGTTTTTACGGTACCCAGGGGGATGTCTAGGTGGTCAGAAATTTCTCGCTGAGTCATGCCACGATAATATGCAATTTTAATCACCTTGCTTTGTTTCTCGGGAATTTTATCAAGAGCTTTTTGAACCAGCTCTGCCCGATCAGAAAAAATAGTTGTTTCCATCGGATCATGTTTATCTCCTTCAAGCGAAAAAAGCGGCTGGTGAATACTTACTGATTGTTTTTGCTGTGTTTTATATCCTTTTGATCGGATACGATCAATAGCGGTATTTCGTGCCAGGGTAACAATCCAGCTATATACATTGCCCCGGTCTGGTTTAAACTGATCTGCTTTATTCCATATTTTAACAAAAATTTCTTGCAGTACATCTTCAGCTTCTTCTCGTTTTTTCACAATCGAGATGACCATTCCAAAGAGCAGTTTGTTATATAGATTGTAGAGCTCCTCTATGGCTTCCTCGTCGCGAGCTTGAATGCGCTTCATTAATTCAATTTCGTCATCGGAATTTCCATGTGTTATTTTTCCGATGGTGGCAAGAAGAGTGAATAAAATCACGTCATTAGTTCATTTGTTAATACGCAAGAACATGCGAAATGGATTTTATATCCGTATTTGTTTAAGCCATTGATTTATATTAGCCTATAGCTCAGAATATACCAAGAACTTTTAAATTATTAGAATTGTGCCCTGGTTGCTTGAGATGACGATCCTGGTATCAGTTTTGATGATACCAGCAGTGTTCTATTTATCATTCCGATTATATAATATCAGCAAAGATTATTTTACGAGAAATAAGTGGATAAAATTTGTATTACCCATATTCCTATTTTCGTTCTATCTGTTTCCTATAAGTGGCAGCATCGATTTTTATATTTCCGGTGAAATTGATGTTCTTAAATATCCCAAGTTGTTGACGTATTGGTTCTGGTTTGGGTTGGTGTTTGTCTTTCAGTTAGCGACATGGATAATTTTAGCAGATATAGGAAAGCTAATTAGTCGGTTTTTAGTTGCTGATACAGCACTGGTTAATCGATGGCATACAAGAGTAGTCTTCGGATTATTTCTTTTGACTTTTCTTTTTATGGGATGGAAAACGTATAAGGATACTACTCAAATTGTAACCGATGAATTGAGCATAGCTATTGATGATCTTCCGGCATCACTCAAAGGATTTAAACTTGTACATATTTCTGATATTCAGGGTGATGAGTACACTGGTCGCAAAGAGATTGCCCGGTATGTTGAGGCAGTTAATGCAACGAATCCCGATCTTATTATTTTTACCGGCGATTTGATTTCTTATGGCACTGATTTTATTGCAATGTCAGCCCAAGAGCTAGGTAAGGTTAGAGCCACGTATGGCACCATTGCGGTAGTGGGTGACCATGACTACTGGGCAGGTACCCCAAATATAGAGCAGGCACTGGCCAACGAAGGTATCCCGCTGCTGCAGAATCAAAATCAAAAATTTTCCTCAGATGGTGACCATACCGTTCGGGTTACCGGTATTACCGAAGTATATAGCAAGACATCTGATCCTGAAGTTGTTGATTCAGTGACTAATAATGCAGGAGGTGCGGCACTAAAAATTTTTGCTTCCCATCAGGTTGATGATGATTTGGTCGCTGAGGCCCAACAAAATGGTTACGATATGATGTTGGCCGGTCATACCCACGGGGGACAAATTCGAGTGCCATTTTTTGGAATGGGATTTTCAGCTGCCGAACGAGAAACAAAGTATGTTAGCGGTTTATATCATAAAAATAAGCTGCCGATTCATATTAATAATGGACTTGGTTTTACCTTGGGCCCCATCCGCTACGATGCCCAGCCAACCGTTACTGTTATAACACTAAAGGAAAAGGATAGATAATATAATAAACCAAGAATTGGCTTCCGTTGCTTAAGATGGGATATGTATTCGCGCCAGGAATATAAATCTAGAAAATCAATGATTATCTTGTTTCTTAATCAGCTCAAGCATTTTTTCTAGGTCATTAGTTGGTAGTTCACAGCTATAATTTTGGCATACATATGCTGTTGGTTTGTTGTTCTGCATTCCAAAATCATCCAGAAACGGTATCAGATTATTAATGTTGTTATCGTTTGGATCAGCAAGTAGAATTACTGTATTGGGGAGGAAAAGGTCGCGCAATTGGTGGAGCATTTCTTTCGTTTGGGGATGATTCTGATCACCGGCAATAATAACCTCCTTTGGATTTGACGTTGAAAAGTTGACTCCTTGTAAAGCAAACCCAAATCCCGTAGGTGCTTGCTGAATACTAGAAGAGAAAAGTTTATTTATTTGGTCAGCCATTTGTTCCCAATCAGTATTGCCGGTCATGCGACCCAGCCGCAGTAAATTCATCATGGCTACCGAGTTGCTGGAGGGTATAGCGCTGTCATGAATTTCCTTTTTGCGCCCCAGAAGTTCTTCCCCCTCCTCAGAAGTGAAGTAAAATCCGCCGTCATCAGAGTCCCAAAACGAGTTATTAAATTGTTGCTGTAGAGAGACAGCCTCTTGCAGGTATTTTGAATTAAAGGTTGTCTGATACAGTTCGATGAGGCCCCAGATTAGAAAAGAATAATCATCGGCATGGGCACTAATAGCTACATCCCCGTTGCGGTAACGGTGCTTAAGTTGGTTGTCTTCGGTAAGCATCTGGGATGCAATGAACTGCCAACATGCCTGGGCTTGCTCAATATATTTTTGATTGCTAAAGTTTCGTCCGGCTTTGGCAAGAGCGGCTATCATCAATCCATTCCAGTCGGTTAGGATTTTATCATCAAGCAGCGGATGCACGCGCTGTTGACGAGCCTGCAGTAATTTTTGACGGATACCTTCAAGCGTAGTTCTCAGCTTTTCAGTTGACATATTCCGTTCATTGGCAAGTGTTGCCAATGATTTTTGCAGATGTAGAATGTTTTTTCCGGTATGCCTTCCGGTGGATTCGTCCTTATAATTTCCTTCTTCTGTTAGATTAAATACCTCAATGATTAATTCCGCTTCAGCGGTGGGAAGTAGTTCGCGGATCTCTGAAATTTCCCAAACATAAAATTTGCCCTCTTCGCCTTCACTGTCAGCATCTTCAGCCGAATAAAAGCCGCCGTTGTCATCCTGCATTTTACGGAAAACATAATCAGCAATCTCATTAGCAGTTTGCTTAAATAGATCGTTGTTTGTCATCTGCCAAGCTTCGGTATAGGCAATCATAAGCATGGCTTGGTCATACAACATTTTTTCGAAATGGGGAAGTAGCCATTGCTGGTCAGTAGAATAACGGTGAAATCCTTTCCCAATATGATCGAAAATACCGCCTCTACGCATTTCCGTAAGTGTTTTTTCAACCATCTGTAGGGCGTTAGATGCCGGATGCTGTTTGGCATATCGTAAGAGCAGCATCAAGTTATGTGGACTCGGAAATTTCGGCGATGAGCTGAAACCACCGTGGGTACTATCAAACTGCTGTTCGTATTTGTTGTATGCCTCTTGCAGTATATCATCACCAAGCTGGTCTCCGGATTCGAACGATGTGGATTTTTGAAAGGCGGTAATAATTTTATCTGACGAAGCCGCAATTTTTTCCCTTTCGTTTTCCCACAACTTAGAAATCCAGGGCACTAGTTCGTGCATGCCTGGCCTGCCGTGACGCCCTACTTTGGGGATATAGGTGGCGGCATAAAAGGGTTTCTTATCCGGTGTTAAAAACACATTGAGGGGCCAGCCGCCACTGCCGGTCATCATTTGGCAGACGAGCATATAAGTATTGTCAATATCTGGTCGCTCTTCGCGATCTACTTTTATATTGACAAACGCTTCGTTCATCAGGCGGGCAATCTCTTCATCCTCAAATGATTCGTGAGCCATCACATGGCACCAGTGGCAGGTTGCATATCCAATAGATACCATGACTGGTTTATCCTCGCGGCGCGCTTTTTCGAATGCTTTGTCTCCCCATGGGTACCAGTTTACGGGATTATCGGCATGTTGCAACAAGTAGGGGCTGGATGCTTCTGAGAGATTGTTATCGGGATTGTAATTGGACTCTGACATGATTAATCATTTATATCTTTAGAAAAACGTTGACGGTAATCCACCAAAAATCGGTCGTATTCTTCTCCAATGAGGTTCGAAGAAATTATAAAATCAGCTGATGACCGGTTGCATGCCATTGGAATATTGTAGAGGACCCCGATTCGCAGTAGTGCTTTTACATCTACATCGTGTGGCTGGGCCTGCAGAGGATCCCAGAAAAAAATCATCATATTGATTTTATTTTCGGTAATAGCAGCACCAATTTGTAGGTCGCCGCCCAACGGGCCACTGTTAAAACGTGTAATGTCCAGTCCAACCTCTTCGGCAATCATTTGTCCGGTAGTACCGGTACCAAATAAGTTGTGTTTGGAAAGTGTGCCGGCATTAAATTCGCACCAGTCAATTAAATCAGCCTTTCGGTGATCGTGGGCAATAAGCGCAATATTTTTCTGGGTTTTCATGGTATCAGAATGGTGGGCAATGGGAGGGTCGGAATTTTTGTAACTCATAAATTTGGGAATCAAGTTTTAACAGCAAGTTAAAGCAACCATAAGGAAGCTACGATATGAATAGTGGTCTTACAAGCTGTCAGCATTATTATTCTGTAAATGTCTGGCGTTGAAAGGGGATTATAAGTCTCTTTCTACTTCGGTAATTTGCATTCGAACCCTTATATTTAGCGTCTTTGTAAGCATTAAATTAAAACGTCTAATTTCTAAATCAATAATTAACTATGTCAGTAGAACGAACACTCACCATTTTAAAGCCCGATTGCGTACGCAAAGAACTTATTGGTGAGGTAACGCGCCGTATCCAAGAGGCTGGTTTTAAGATTGTAGCTATGAAAATGACCCGTTTGACCAAAGATACGGCTGCCGGATTTTATTCCGTTCACAAAGAACGACCTTTCTTTGATGAACTTTGCGAATTTATGAGTAGTGGTCCGTGTGTACCTATGATTTTGGAAAAAGAAAATGCTATTAAGGATTTTCGTGATTTTATTGGTGCTACCGATCCTTCTGAAGCTGAAGAAGGCACGGTTCGGGCGGATTTTGCCGATAGCGTAGGAGAAAATATTATTCATGGTTCCGATTCGGTAGAGAACGGTCAAAAAGAAGCCAACTTTTTCTTTAGCGAGCAACAGGTGACTGCTAATAAAGCATAATTTATTGCACTGATGCCAAAGCTTATCCATCTTATAATTGGTCTGGGTCTGATCGTAGGAGGGTGCAATGCTGCATCCTTACAGCCCAAGGTTGAGGTGGGAGCTGAGGTGTTGTTAGATGAGCATTTACCAAAGCTTGAAGGCAAGCGAGTAGGGCTGGTAATGAATCCCACAGCAAGGGTGGGTGGATCGCATATGCTCGATACCTTGCTAGCTCGGGATGTGAATGTTACGGCTTTGTTTGCTCCGGAACACGGCTTCCGTGGAGATGTGGGAGCTGGAGAAACGATTAAAGAGGGTATCGATCAAGATACTGGTTTGCCCGTCTATTCGCTTTACGGATCAACGCGTAAGCCTACCTCGGAAATGTTGGATAGTGTCGATATTCTGCTTTTTGATATGCAGGATGTGGGTGCTCGTTTTTACACCTATAATGCTACAATGGGTAACGTGCTGGAGGCGGCGGCTGCAGACAGTGTGCCCGTCTGGGTACTGGACCGTCCTAATCCGGCTGGCGGTAAGCTTATTTCTGGCTGGATGATGCAAAAACAGCATCAATCCTTTGTGGGTCGTTACTCCATTCCCATGGTTCATGGTATGACGCTGGGTGAATTAGCAAAAATGATTGTGGGTGAACAGTGGGTTAACAGTGCTGGACAGGCACAACTTAAGGTAATCCCAATGGAAGGATGGAAGCGGTCAATGAAATGGCCGCAAACAGGACTCGAATGGATACCGCCTTCGCCCAATCTGCCTACCTTTGAGCATGCGTTTATCTATTTGGGAACGGTATTTTTTGAAGGCATAAATATATCTGAGGGGCGGGGAACGTCAGATCCGTTTTTGAAAATTGGTTCGCCTACAACGAAGCTGACTTCCAATCATATTGCTGAGTTACGCCGTTTATTTTCGGGTGTACAGGTAGAGCGCATTTCGTTTATGCCACAGTCAATGCCCGGCAAAGCCCCTCATCCTGACTTTGAAGGTCAGCGTTGTTACGGTCTCGAAATTCAGGTAACTGATCCTAACAGGTTTGATCCTGTGAAACTGGGAGCCAAGCTGCTGCGTGTGATGATGGATGCTACTCCCAATGCGGAGCTTAATAATTATATCCAGAAACTGGTCGGCATTAACAAATCAGAGTTGCTGAGCCAGCTGGATAATGAAGCATATCTTAAAACATGGAAGCAAACGGCCCGCAAGTTTGCTGAGCAGCGCAAGCCATATCTGATTTATGATTAACAAGTAAATAGATAATTATTATAGGATGCACTCCCCCAAGATCTATTTGAATGAGATACTGATGTAGAATTACGTTTTGCGGTTCCACTCATAGCAGATAAGTGCTGCACTTACCGACGCATTGAGAGATTCCACATCATTTTCCATGGGAATACGGAACGTGTAGTCACAGTGTTCAAGTGTCTTTTGACTAATTCCGCTGCCTTCATTTCCTACAACAAAAGCAA
The sequence above is a segment of the Fodinibius salinus genome. Coding sequences within it:
- a CDS encoding Glu/Leu/Phe/Val family dehydrogenase; this encodes MPNKKNNSGAGYYKEPGPKLDEESPFESMMERFRFAAEILDLDEGMFQYLSSPVKQVTVSVPILMDSGNIRVFQGYRVIHNNILGPSKGGIRYSPDVNLEEVNALAAWMTWKCAIVNVPFGGAKGGVRCDPNELSDGELERLTRRYTANMLEVFGPDRDIPAPDMNTDEQIMAWIMDTYSMNAHKTETAVVTGKPIILGGSYGRKKATGRGVVTVTLAALNKKGILPNNCTVAVQGFGNVGSVTAELMYEQGAKVVAISDIAGGYYNENGIDIPKALEYAEENDGSLEGYPEAEEITNEELLQIECDVLIPAAKEDQINRENASDINARIIAEGANGPVTANADGILESKGIMVVPDILANAGGVTVSYFEWVQDRQGYFWTEERVNRRLNRMMRDAFDQLFKTKEKYDITLRQAAYVFGINKVAMTLKRRGLYA
- a CDS encoding HNH endonuclease produces the protein MDARVLVLNKDYQPLSICSVHRSIKLLFLDKAEMVHDYPERKVRTVSKEYDYPSVIRLRRFINIPYNKIVLTRHNIMKRDAKTCQYCGSSHNLTIDHVVPKSRGGKDTWENLVTACDECNVKKGNRTPEEATMPLKKKPYRPIHITFLQSILGSVEEDWKPYLYMTN
- a CDS encoding sigma-70 family RNA polymerase sigma factor, with the protein product MILFTLLATIGKITHGNSDDEIELMKRIQARDEEAIEELYNLYNKLLFGMVISIVKKREEAEDVLQEIFVKIWNKADQFKPDRGNVYSWIVTLARNTAIDRIRSKGYKTQQKQSVSIHQPLFSLEGDKHDPMETTIFSDRAELVQKALDKIPEKQSKVIKIAYYRGMTQREISDHLDIPLGTVKTRTRQGMIKLKRILEEHISTDG
- a CDS encoding methylglyoxal synthase, producing MKTQKNIALIAHDHRKADLIDWCEFNAGTLSKHNLFGTGTTGQMIAEEVGLDITRFNSGPLGGDLQIGAAITENKINMMIFFWDPLQAQPHDVDVKALLRIGVLYNIPMACNRSSADFIISSNLIGEEYDRFLVDYRQRFSKDIND
- a CDS encoding anti-sigma factor; the protein is MANEQSHTEKFEQLCAGYVLHALDREEREEFEEMLGEASAEERDLYQTMWTTANQLAFTVEQEEPPADLKERLMEIIREQQQDQNDNTVTNIDEGSPSDDKDRFNWSALGVAASFALLIVSLSLIFYSFNLNSSLSNKNNIIAEKNTQITQLKNELERKEEMLSILEARDVDLVMMAGRDVNPNGYGKVIWNASKQQALLQVSNLPTEASDKDYQLWLIKNNKPVSAGVFSVGNQNDAFFKIEQMAEADKQSTNAFAITLEPKGGVSQPTGDVYLLGNVGNK
- a CDS encoding thioredoxin domain-containing protein, with the protein product MSESNYNPDNNLSEASSPYLLQHADNPVNWYPWGDKAFEKARREDKPVMVSIGYATCHWCHVMAHESFEDEEIARLMNEAFVNIKVDREERPDIDNTYMLVCQMMTGSGGWPLNVFLTPDKKPFYAATYIPKVGRHGRPGMHELVPWISKLWENEREKIAASSDKIITAFQKSTSFESGDQLGDDILQEAYNKYEQQFDSTHGGFSSSPKFPSPHNLMLLLRYAKQHPASNALQMVEKTLTEMRRGGIFDHIGKGFHRYSTDQQWLLPHFEKMLYDQAMLMIAYTEAWQMTNNDLFKQTANEIADYVFRKMQDDNGGFYSAEDADSEGEEGKFYVWEISEIRELLPTAEAELIIEVFNLTEEGNYKDESTGRHTGKNILHLQKSLATLANERNMSTEKLRTTLEGIRQKLLQARQQRVHPLLDDKILTDWNGLMIAALAKAGRNFSNQKYIEQAQACWQFIASQMLTEDNQLKHRYRNGDVAISAHADDYSFLIWGLIELYQTTFNSKYLQEAVSLQQQFNNSFWDSDDGGFYFTSEEGEELLGRKKEIHDSAIPSSNSVAMMNLLRLGRMTGNTDWEQMADQINKLFSSSIQQAPTGFGFALQGVNFSTSNPKEVIIAGDQNHPQTKEMLHQLRDLFLPNTVILLADPNDNNINNLIPFLDDFGMQNNKPTAYVCQNYSCELPTNDLEKMLELIKKQDNH
- the ndk gene encoding nucleoside-diphosphate kinase; the protein is MSVERTLTILKPDCVRKELIGEVTRRIQEAGFKIVAMKMTRLTKDTAAGFYSVHKERPFFDELCEFMSSGPCVPMILEKENAIKDFRDFIGATDPSEAEEGTVRADFADSVGENIIHGSDSVENGQKEANFFFSEQQVTANKA
- a CDS encoding metallophosphoesterase, whose amino-acid sequence is MTYWFWFGLVFVFQLATWIILADIGKLISRFLVADTALVNRWHTRVVFGLFLLTFLFMGWKTYKDTTQIVTDELSIAIDDLPASLKGFKLVHISDIQGDEYTGRKEIARYVEAVNATNPDLIIFTGDLISYGTDFIAMSAQELGKVRATYGTIAVVGDHDYWAGTPNIEQALANEGIPLLQNQNQKFSSDGDHTVRVTGITEVYSKTSDPEVVDSVTNNAGGAALKIFASHQVDDDLVAEAQQNGYDMMLAGHTHGGQIRVPFFGMGFSAAERETKYVSGLYHKNKLPIHINNGLGFTLGPIRYDAQPTVTVITLKEKDR
- a CDS encoding DUF4412 domain-containing protein — its product is MRKAKHYLSAMLLVACFTQPAAAQFEGQITYESYNYSEQQTEEQQDEFTLTITPDRMMLSGNNSYNFMESIDTEGLLVRLDNEDFVFMTGKNQALKISKSDITSLMNMFDNGESPSDVAEEVDEINYKKTGETTDILGYKCEKFIFRDEDNEDEYAIVWMTKEINVNWGMLADPWSGSAEDIVSNFPTNLVFKEKYFPVRVESYEDGQLDSKLEAKTISEKEISSRMVEVPSGISVMTFQEYLFNQMEN
- the mnmA gene encoding tRNA 2-thiouridine(34) synthase MnmA, with the protein product MSSKGRVLVAMSGGVDSSVAAVMLKEQGYDVIGITMKTWDYSRVGGKSDKETGCCTLESMNDAREIAVNHGFKHFIVDIRDEFGDWVIDRFVDDYMSGRTPNPCVLCNTHIKWAALLRRADNLGCDYIATGHYANVREENGRHIISKGLDPQKDQSYALWGVEQKHLARTIFPLGDYEKTEIRDLAEEFGLTKVADKPDSYEICFVPDDNYRRFLKDRVDGLEDRVKGGKFVDQDGNIVGEHEGYPFYTIGQRRGLDLALGKRVYVTDINPDTNVITIGEKEDLVSTTCRAKNINLSKYGEVPGGQMDIIGKIRYNDDGVMGQLTQLGDDEIEVEFPTGREAITPGQAVVCYEGDDVVAGGWIHKVNVDADALLQKV